CTGCACGGCCCGCAGGGCTGCCCGCTGCGGCTCGCGGACGCCCAGTACGGCCGCACGGTCGCCGTGCCGCAGTTCAACGAGGCGCTGCGCGGCGTGGCCGCCCGGTCCGGCGTGAAGTTCCTGGACTTCTCCCGCGCCACCGAGAACCGCGAGGCGTGCAGCAAGGGCGGCACGACGAGCGGCGAGTGGCAGCGGCGGCTCACCGTCGACCCGCACGCGCTCGTCACCGGCGGCCTCGACGCCATCGGCCTCCACCTCGCCCAGCAGTCGTTCCACCCGAACGCCGCCGCGCACGCCCAGCTCGGCCGCTGCATCACCGAGTTCGTCACCGGCGGCGCCGGTTCGGCGCGCTGCCTGGAAGGGGCGGACGGCAACCTGCACGCCGTCGCCTGACCGGTAGGCGCCGGCATCCACCAGCGGAAACCGCCTTCCCGCCCACGGGCCGGAAGGCGGTTTCCGCTTTCCGTGCAACCCCGTCCGGGGTGCGGGCGTCCTGTGGGTAAGTTGGCCCGACCGGATAGTGGGGATCTGCTGTGGGGGGACCGGTGTCTCGCAAGAACGCATTCGCCCGCGCGGGAGGGCCGGCGGCGGCCGTGCTGACCGCCGCGCTGGCCACCGCCTGCACGTCGACGGGCGGCGCGCCGCTCGACCCCGGTCTCGCGCCGCGCGACACCGTGCAGACCACGGCCAAGCCGACCAGGCAGGACCTGTCGAACGAGGTCAGCCTGACCGGCAAGGTCACCATGAACCCGGTCTTCGGCATCGTGGCCCCGGTCGCGGGGCAGGTGCGCTACCTGACCCTGCCCGAGGTGACCGGCACGCCGACCAAGCCCACCCGGTTCGCCACCGTGTGGCTCGACGGCAAGCCCACCAACGTGGACGTGCCCGCCGGCGCGGTGTTCGGCGGGCGGCTCGTGGACGACCGCGCCACGGTGACGGCGGGCATGCCGATCGCGTCGGCCAAGCACGGCGGCTACGGCATCGTCGCCGACATCAGCGGCGAGCAGGCGTACCGGATCTCCGACGCCGCGCGGGGCGTCGTGCAGGCGCAGATCAAGAACGGCCCGGGCCCGTTCCCGTGCGCGCTGCTCGGCACGATCGCCGCGCTGCCCGGCGGCACCGTGCCCGCCGAACCGCCCGCGCCGCCGCAGGAGCAGGGGACGAAGCCCGGCGAGACCGCCGTGCCCGGCCCACCGCAGCGGCAGGAGCAGCCGCCGGACACCCCGTCGTCCGAGCCCACCGGCCTGCGACTGGTGTGCACCGCGCCCGCCGACGTCACGCTCATCAACGGTGCCGCCGCCACCCTCGAACTCGTCACGGCCACCGCGGCGGACGCGCTCGTCGTGCCGGTCGAGGCGGTCGCGGGCGGCCAGGGCAAGGGCAAGGTCGACGTGGTCGGCGCGGACGGCCGCCGGGAGACCAGGGACGTCGAACTCGGCCTGACCGACGGCAAGGTCGTCGAGGTCAGGTCCGGGCTCACCGGCGACGAGACGCTGGCCGTGCCCGGGCCGAACCTGCCGCCGGCCGAGCCGGCCCAGGGCAACCCCGAAGCGGGCGACAGGTGATCCCGACGCCGCCGCAGCCGCTGATCCGGCTCACCGGCCTCACGAAGACGTTGAAGGGCCAGGAGGAGCCGCGCGCCATCCTGGCGGGCGTCGACCTGACCGTGCACGCGGGCGACAGCATCGCCATCCTCGGCCGCTCCGGCTCCGGCAAGAGCACCCTGCTCAGCCTGATCGGGCTGTTCGACCGCGCCGACGGCGGCCAGTACCTGTTGGGGGAGCGGGACATCACGCGCCTGCCCGAGCGTAAGGCCGCCGCGCTGCGCAGCGCCGAGTTCGGGTTCGTGTTCCAGCGCTTCTTCCTGCTCAAGCACCTGACGGCGGCGCAGAACGTCGCCATGGCCCTGGTCAACGGGCAGGGCTGGCTGCCGCGCCGCAAGCGCAGGGCCAAGGTCATGGCAGCCCTGGAGCGCGTCGGCGTCGCGCACCTGGCCAAGCACAAGCCGCCCCGGCTGTCCGGCGGCGAGCAGCAGCGCGTCGCCATCGCGCGGGCGCTGGTGCGCGAACCGCGCGTGCTGCTCGCCGACGAGCCCACCGGCGCCCTGGACACCGACACCGGCAACCTCGTCGTGGAGGTGCTGCGCTCCACCACCGAGCAGGGGTGCGGGCTGGTGCTCGTGACGCACGACCACGACCACGCCGCCAAGATGGGCCGCGTGTTCCACCTGTCCGACGGCCTGCTGCACCAGGGCTCGGCCTCGGCGCGGGTGGTCGTGTGATCGGGCTGTCCGGCCGGCTGCGGTCCTCGCTCGTCATCGGCGGGCAGGGGATCAGGGCCCGCAAGATGCGCACGTTCCTGTCCATGGTCAGCCTGTTCCTCGGCGTGCTCGCCGTCGTGGTGGTGCAGGCGGGCGCGGAGATCGCCAACCGCGCGCTGCTCGCGGACGTCGAGCTGTCCACGGGCAAGGACGGCACCCGGCAGATGTACCTGTCGCCCGAGGGGCCCGCCGTGCCCGTGGCGCTGGAGGTGCTGGCGGGGCGCACCGACGCGGTCGCGATGACCAGCGTGCAGGCGTTCATCGGCGAACCCGGCGTGAAGCCGATCAACGAGGGCGGCGGGCCGGTCGACGGACCGTCCTGGGGCGGTGGCGAGAGGACGTGCGACGCGTCCGGCTGCTACGTGGTCGACGACGGCTCCGCGGACACGCCGCCCGGCCAGGCCATCGAGCTGGAACTGGTGGGCCTGACCGGCGACGTCCGGCAGTTCCGGCCGTTCCGCACCGTGCAGGGGGAGTGGCTGGAGTTCGGCGGTGCTCCGTCGATGGCGCCCCGGCTCGTGCTGAACGAGGCGGCGGCGGAGGCGTTCACCCGGTACCGCGTGCCGGCCGAGCTGCACGTCCCGGGCGCCGCCCACAACCCGACCCCGGTGTTCACCGGTGTGGTCGCGAACGGCGACGACCGGCCCGTGGCGTACGTGCGGTCCGACGAGCTGCTGAACTGGCTGCCCGTGGACAGCGTCACCGGGTCCCGCTTCGGTCCGGGGCTCCAGGTGCTGATGTCGCCGACGTCCACCGGGGCGGAGCACGTGCTGCGGGCCAGGCTCGTCGCGGCGGGCGCGCCGGTGGGCGACCTGCACGTCAACACGATCGAGGTGCTGGAGCGGATGTCCACGGAGCTGGCGCTGATGCGCTGGATCTTCCTGGGCATGGCGGCGCTCGTGCTGCTGATCGGCGTGGCGGGCATCCTCAACGTCGGGTTGGCGACCGTGGGCGAGCGGGTCGAGGAGTTCGCCCTGCGCCGCGCCGTGGGCACGCCCCGGTTGCTGCTGGCCGGGATCGTGCTGGCGGAGACCCTGCTGACGGGCCTGCTGACGGCGGCCCTGGCCATCGGCGCGGGCGTGCTCGGCCTGAAGGTGGCGCTGACCCTGTTCGGGTCCCGCTTCCCGTCGCTGGAGGGCGTCGACTTCCCGTGGCAGGCGGGCGTGGCGGGCGTGGTCGCGGGGTTGGTGGCCGGTGTGCTGGGCGGGCTGATCCCCGCGCTGCGGGCGGCCCGCATCCCGATCGCGACGGTGATGCGGGCCTGACGGCACCCGATCCGGGCGACACCGATCCCGGCAACGCTCGATCCCGGCGGCAGGGTCAGCCGGGCGTCACGGCCCGCCACGGGGCGACGCCCAGTCGGCCCGTGCTGCCGAGGTCGATGTTGTTCGGCCCCTCCTCGTCGGCGAGGGCGAACACCTCGGCGGCGATGTCCGAGGCCGCCGTGATGCGCAGGTGCGTGCCGACCGCCGGCGGCGCGGTGGTGTCGTCGTAGGTGTTGCGCCACAGCACGGCGGTGGTCGCGTACTCGCCCGGGTGGATGGTGACGGGCTGCGGCATCGCGTCGAAGGACTCGACGCTGGAGATGCCGAACGAGCCCCGGCCGACCACGACCGGGAGCACGGCGCCGGTGTCGTCGAGCACCTCGATCGCCGGGTAGCCGTCCAGGGTCAGCGGCTGGGTGCCGCAGTTGGTGGCCCGGATGCCGAGGGTGCGCAGGCCCATCGCGGCGTCCTGCTCGCCCAGCGAGTAGCGCAGCAGGCCCGCGGTGCACGGGGCATCCGACGACGAGGTGCGCGATGACGGGGTGCCCGACGAGGGGTCGGCCGGCGAGGGGCTGGCCGGCGGCGAGGCCGGCCGGTCCACCGAGGGCGTCGTCGGTGTCTTCGGGGCCGGGATCTCCGGCGGCGGAGTGGTGCACGACGTGAGCAACACCAGCAGCGCGGCGACAATGATGCGGGGCACGTCCCGATAGTGGCACAGGAATGGGAGTTGCCGGGCCGCGCATTCCCCGGCTAAGCTCGTCCCGTGACTGCCGGGTCGGCCTTGAGCCACGAGCGAGAGAGTCACCCGGCCGCGGAGTGACCGCCGGGTGGGCCCGCGGCCCGCCCCGTTTCCCCTTGGGTTTCCACGTCTTCGCACGTGACGCACCCGCCTCTTCATCGCGTCGTCGGCGCACTCACGTCCCCGACGCACTCCGCGTCCCCGACGCGCCACCACGGGCGCAGTGCTGCCCGCGGATCTCCGCACAACCTCCACGGAAAATCGCGGGAACATTCACCCGCGATTCTGCCGTCATGCCCGAAAAACGTCCTCAGGGGAGCGCACGAATGGATTTCAACCAACAGGTCATCGACGAGTTCCGCGCGAACGGGGGCCGCGTCGGCGGTCCTTTCGAAGGGGGCAGGCTCGTCCTGCTCACCACCACGGGGGCGCGCACCGGCGCCCGCCACACGACGCCCGTCGGCTACCTGCCCGACGGTGACCGCATCCTCGTCATCGCCTCGGCGGGCGGGTCGCCGCGCCACCCCGACTGGTTCCGCAACCTGCGCGCGAACCCCGTCGTGCAGGTCGAGGACGGGGTGTTCACCTACGACGCGAAGGCCACCGTGCTGGAGGGCGCGGAGCGCGACGCCGTCTGGGCCCGCGCGGTCGAGGCGGACCCGGGGTGGGCGCGCTACCAGGAGCAGACGAGCCGGGTCATCCCGGTGGTGGCGCTGGAGCAGGTGGCCGGCGGCCCGCCGAACGCGTCGAGCATGGGAGAGGCGCTGAAGCTGCTGCACGACGCGTTCCGGCGCGAGCTGCGGACGATCCGCCGCGAGGTGGCGGAGAGCGGCGGCACGCTGGGCGCGCAGCTGAAGGTCAACTGCCTGACCGCGTGCCAGGGCCTGAGGTTCCACCACACGTCCGAGGACAACGGCGTGTTCCCGGCGCTGGAGCAGCGCTTCCCGGAGCTGGACCCGGTCCTCGCCCGGCTGCGCGAGGAGCACGTCCACCTGGCGGCCCTGCTCGCCGAGCTCCAGGCGACGCTGGAGCGCGGCGACGTGGCGACCCTGCGGCGGGACGTCGACCGGCTGGTGGCCGACCTGGAGGCGCACCTGGACTACGAGGAGGAGCAGCTGGTGCCGCTCCTCGACGTCTGAGCCACCCCACGCCGGCCCGGGCGGGTCCCGGGCCGGCCGGCTCCGTCAGAGCGCGCGGGTGCGCAGCACCACGAGCGAGACGCCCAGCAGCGCCGCCGCGACGAGCGCGAACAGGCCGAACTCGACGAACTGGAACGGCCAGAACCGGTCACCGGGGTGGACCAGCGACGCCGGGCGCGCGATCCCGTGCTCGTCCATGCACGCGGCGAACGCGGGATCCCCCCACTCGCCCGGCCGCAGCTCGCAGTCCCCGTAGGCGATGGCCATCACGTCCACCGGGTTCCGCAGGTACTCGCCCGACGTGCTCAGCACGCCGTGGTCGAGGGCCCACCGACCGGGGTCCCCGGACAACCAGGTGTGCGTGCGCTGCCACGAGTCCGGGCTCACCACCGGCGCGGCGTAGTGCTCGCGCAGGTACGAGCGGACCGCGTGCAGCGCGGCCACCGTCCCGGCGAACGCCACCGCCATCGCCGGGAGGGTCCGCCGCAGCAGCAGGCCGGCCGTCGCGCCCAGCGCCACCGCGAACAGCGCGTACCCGGTCAGCGCCACCGGCTGCGACTCGAAGTGGTTGGGGTGCAACCGCTCCCACGCCCACACCGTGTCGCCCTGCCACGCGGCCGACCCCCAGTTCAGCAGGCCCAGCAGCAGTGCGACGGCCGACGTCGCGCCCAGCGCGACGAGCACCCGGGAGCCGAACCACCGGCCGCGCCCGACGGACTGGCCGAGCGCCAGCAGGTGCGTGCGCTGCTCCCACTCGCGGGCGAACAGCGGTGCACCGAGGAAGGCACCCGCCAGTGCGGCGAACCCGACCGCCGCCATCCGCGCGTTGCTGTCCGCGCTGCTGAACCAGTTCATCGTCTCCCAGTACGCGGGCTCCGCCGCGCACCGCTCGACGACGCCCCGAAGGCAGTCGCGCAACCCGGCGTCCGCCAGCCGCGACGTGGCCGTGTACCGCCACACCAGCAGGAACGCGCCGACGCACGCGGCGTACGCGGCGAGGCCGAGCAGCGCGGCCCGCTGCTGCCGCCAGGCGACCCAGATCACGCCGCCTCCCCGGACCGCAGGTACGCGACGACCAGCTCGGTCAAGCCCGGTGGCGTCGCGGCGAGGTCGAGGTCGCCCGCGACCCGCAGCACGGCGGTCACCTGGCGTTCCCCCGCACGGGCCGAGACGACCTCGTGCGCGCCGAAGTCGTGGTCGCGCGGTGCGACCACGACCCGGTGCCCCGCCACCAGCTCGTCCACCTCGCCCGCCAGCCGCACCGCACCCCGGTCGAGCAGCAGCAGGTGGTCGCAGACGTCCTCCAGTTCGCCGACGGCGTGGGAGGAGAGCACGACGGTGAGGCCGGTCTCGGCGACCGCGAGCATCAGCGCCCGCGCCGTCACCTCGCGCGCCACCGGGTCCATCTCGGCCATCGGCTCGTCCAGCAGCAGCACGTCCGGCCGCCTGCCCAGGGCCAGCACCAGCGCGAGCCGGGCGCGGTGGCCGCCGGAGAGGCTGTGCACCTTGGCCGTCGGCGGCAACCCCGCCTCGGCCACCAGCCGCTCGGCGTACGCCCGGTCCCACGACGGGTTGGCGGCCTGCCCGAACCTCAGCGTCTCGGCGACCGTGAACGACCGGTACAGCGGCTTGTCCTGCGCGACGAACGCGACCTGGCCGCGTGTGCCCACGGTGCCCCCGGTCGGCTCCTGCAACCCGGCGACCACCCGCAGCAGCGTGCTCTTGCCCGCGCCGTTGGCCCCGACGAGCGCGGTGACCGTGCCGCGGGCGAGCGCGAACGAGCAGTCGCGCACCGCCCACCCGCGCCGGTACCGCACTCCCAGGCCGTTCGCGCGCACGGCGAACTCGACGTCCAACGCATACCCCTCAGTGGTGTCAGAAGCTTTCGTCCAACGTGGACCGGAAGAGCGCCTCCACGTCCTCCCGGCCCATCCCGAGCCCCCGGGCCCGGTCCAGCCACCCCAGCAGCTCGCCGCGCAGCGGCGAGTCCTCCGCCACGCCCGGCGTGGCCAGCGAGCGGCGCACGAAGGTGCCGAGCCCCGGTCGGGGCTCCACGAGTCCCTCGCGTTCCAGCTCGCGGTACGCCTTGAGCACGGTGTTGGGGTTGATCCCGGTCTGCGCCACCACCTCCTTGGCGGTCGGCAGGCGGTCGCCGGGGCCGAGGTCGCCCAGCCGCAGCGCCTGCTTCACCTGCTGCACCAGTTGGAGGTAGGTGGGCATCCCCGACCGCCGTTCGACGCGGAACTCGATCAACCTCCACCCTTCCACTAAGTAATTAGTGGAATGACTGTGGCGCACGTCGTGACGGGTTGTCAAACGGCCCCGCCGGCGGAAGGCGGGGCCGTGGGAGGCGGGAGGGATGTCAGGCGCGGGTGAGGCCCACGTAGACGCCGCGGACGCGGTAACGGCGTCGGACGTCGGGGGTCCCGAACGCACGACTCGCGCGTCGCGAACGCACGACTCGCGCGTCCTGGCTTTACGACTCGCGCGCCCTGAACGCACGACTCGCGCGAGTCGTAAGGCCAGGCACCGCGAGTCGTGCGTTCGTGACCGCTGTGTCGTGCGTTCAGGACCCGTGCGTCATGAGGGCGGGCTTGTGCCGGGCGCTAGGGTCCCGGCATGTCGCGTGGCGCTGTGGCCGTGGTGGCGGTCGTGCTCCTGCTCGCCGGCTGCGGCGCGCCCGCCGCGGGTGGGCCCCTGCCGACCCTGGCCTCGTTGCCCGACCCGACCACCGGCGCGAGTTCCGCGTCCGTCCCGGTGACGACGACGGTCGCGCCCACCACCACCACCACCGAGCCCGAACCGGCCACGGCGGGCAACCCGGCCGGCAACGCGGTCGTGCCGCCCGAGGCCGCCGCCGTCGACACCGCGGAGCCCACCCGCGTGATCGGCACCGGCACGCCGGCGAGCTGCACGTCCGACGCCGTCGTGGCGGCGGTCGCGGCCGGGGGCGTCATCACGTTCGACTGCGGCCCCGCCCCGGTCACCATCGACATGACCGCCACCGCGAAGGTGCGCAACGACACCGGTCCCCGGACCGTGCTCGACGGC
This region of Saccharothrix longispora genomic DNA includes:
- a CDS encoding ABC transporter ATP-binding protein, whose amino-acid sequence is MIPTPPQPLIRLTGLTKTLKGQEEPRAILAGVDLTVHAGDSIAILGRSGSGKSTLLSLIGLFDRADGGQYLLGERDITRLPERKAAALRSAEFGFVFQRFFLLKHLTAAQNVAMALVNGQGWLPRRKRRAKVMAALERVGVAHLAKHKPPRLSGGEQQRVAIARALVREPRVLLADEPTGALDTDTGNLVVEVLRSTTEQGCGLVLVTHDHDHAAKMGRVFHLSDGLLHQGSASARVVV
- a CDS encoding ABC transporter permease gives rise to the protein MIGLSGRLRSSLVIGGQGIRARKMRTFLSMVSLFLGVLAVVVVQAGAEIANRALLADVELSTGKDGTRQMYLSPEGPAVPVALEVLAGRTDAVAMTSVQAFIGEPGVKPINEGGGPVDGPSWGGGERTCDASGCYVVDDGSADTPPGQAIELELVGLTGDVRQFRPFRTVQGEWLEFGGAPSMAPRLVLNEAAAEAFTRYRVPAELHVPGAAHNPTPVFTGVVANGDDRPVAYVRSDELLNWLPVDSVTGSRFGPGLQVLMSPTSTGAEHVLRARLVAAGAPVGDLHVNTIEVLERMSTELALMRWIFLGMAALVLLIGVAGILNVGLATVGERVEEFALRRAVGTPRLLLAGIVLAETLLTGLLTAALAIGAGVLGLKVALTLFGSRFPSLEGVDFPWQAGVAGVVAGLVAGVLGGLIPALRAARIPIATVMRA
- a CDS encoding ABC transporter ATP-binding protein, whose product is MDVEFAVRANGLGVRYRRGWAVRDCSFALARGTVTALVGANGAGKSTLLRVVAGLQEPTGGTVGTRGQVAFVAQDKPLYRSFTVAETLRFGQAANPSWDRAYAERLVAEAGLPPTAKVHSLSGGHRARLALVLALGRRPDVLLLDEPMAEMDPVAREVTARALMLAVAETGLTVVLSSHAVGELEDVCDHLLLLDRGAVRLAGEVDELVAGHRVVVAPRDHDFGAHEVVSARAGERQVTAVLRVAGDLDLAATPPGLTELVVAYLRSGEAA
- a CDS encoding DUF4232 domain-containing protein encodes the protein MPRIIVAALLVLLTSCTTPPPEIPAPKTPTTPSVDRPASPPASPSPADPSSGTPSSRTSSSDAPCTAGLLRYSLGEQDAAMGLRTLGIRATNCGTQPLTLDGYPAIEVLDDTGAVLPVVVGRGSFGISSVESFDAMPQPVTIHPGEYATTAVLWRNTYDDTTAPPAVGTHLRITAASDIAAEVFALADEEGPNNIDLGSTGRLGVAPWRAVTPG
- a CDS encoding nitroreductase/quinone reductase family protein, whose amino-acid sequence is MDFNQQVIDEFRANGGRVGGPFEGGRLVLLTTTGARTGARHTTPVGYLPDGDRILVIASAGGSPRHPDWFRNLRANPVVQVEDGVFTYDAKATVLEGAERDAVWARAVEADPGWARYQEQTSRVIPVVALEQVAGGPPNASSMGEALKLLHDAFRRELRTIRREVAESGGTLGAQLKVNCLTACQGLRFHHTSEDNGVFPALEQRFPELDPVLARLREEHVHLAALLAELQATLERGDVATLRRDVDRLVADLEAHLDYEEEQLVPLLDV
- a CDS encoding GntR family transcriptional regulator, whose protein sequence is MIEFRVERRSGMPTYLQLVQQVKQALRLGDLGPGDRLPTAKEVVAQTGINPNTVLKAYRELEREGLVEPRPGLGTFVRRSLATPGVAEDSPLRGELLGWLDRARGLGMGREDVEALFRSTLDESF
- a CDS encoding efflux RND transporter periplasmic adaptor subunit, producing the protein MSRKNAFARAGGPAAAVLTAALATACTSTGGAPLDPGLAPRDTVQTTAKPTRQDLSNEVSLTGKVTMNPVFGIVAPVAGQVRYLTLPEVTGTPTKPTRFATVWLDGKPTNVDVPAGAVFGGRLVDDRATVTAGMPIASAKHGGYGIVADISGEQAYRISDAARGVVQAQIKNGPGPFPCALLGTIAALPGGTVPAEPPAPPQEQGTKPGETAVPGPPQRQEQPPDTPSSEPTGLRLVCTAPADVTLINGAAATLELVTATAADALVVPVEAVAGGQGKGKVDVVGADGRRETRDVELGLTDGKVVEVRSGLTGDETLAVPGPNLPPAEPAQGNPEAGDR